One genomic segment of Hymenobacter psoromatis includes these proteins:
- a CDS encoding alpha-2-macroglobulin family protein codes for MRYLLLTCCLLLTALLADSAAPGPPTPFAAQWKRVDALLAKEQTATAAPLVEKIYQQAKRENNVPNYVRALLYKIRLLNNKENDADEKGIALLEKDLKSAQFPVPPILHSLLAGLYADYYNQHRYELYERTNGAAPTTGPTPSAGADGGTGLATWDAGRLGAAIVRHYQQSVEDMPQRQLQTTLAQLGELATGGDAEGRALRPTLYDLLAQRAVAGLQNQELYITKPEQQWQPTEPQLFGSAQEFAALKLTAPADDSLNGQLLALQVLQRLTAARLAANDPAALADVDLQRLGYLRGLTQNTDLAAQYEPALARMAEAYQALSLSTEFIADQARARREAGDNVAAVALTRAAEVRFPKSRGAAMARQLRAEIEQPELAFTAADVVMPGQPWRLDLTARNVTKLHAWAYRITLAQWQKYQQYNEQPFAKRYARTLKAAPAASWAVPVPGHPIDYREQKLAAAGAALPAGYYLVVISNTASNPAQQQAGAVTAYAVVGASALSALTRADPATGALRLLVLHRQSGAPLAGVPVQATYTSYRNREAGEVVKMPVVRTDATGQAPPLLPASARPAGHALVGSETIRAVRLWRGADTLLLPGSERYLYSNVPEAPDSSQTRCFLFTDRAIYRPGQTVYFKGILTQKRGERASLLTGKPVSVRLLDVNGQTVQTLPFTTSDFGSFHGSLVLPTGLLNGEMTLQTDDGSLAFAVEDYKRPTFLVTLDSVPGRPQLGLPLTVGGRARAYAGQATDGATVKYHITRRALWPLYGYGFGGRGSFRPGPRGSSQEIAHGTTTTDAEGRFAITFTPPLGTLPAGGRWEPGYVFEITADVTDAAGETHTGTRAVTIGRNPLSLQLAGPGLADKQALPPFRLLSTNATGELLPATGTLRLLARRFRPNPPGVPGPTPPTEANEAAPELVKTLAFDTKNSPDLDLRAALAALPTGRYRLEAEAEAAGTDSARARLDFVLYDSKAATVPYATPDWFVTLADTVAPGQRTEVLLGSSEPDTRVLLEVERGGKLLRHEWLTLRAGEQRRLAIESGPRTAAGPLYIHTTQVRDNHFYKNVETVEVAEKPQPLRISLATFRDKLLPGQRETWRMTIRQANGQPADAELLATLYDQSLDVFRPHSFQALEFDEEDYESKFEWEGDFGQLNSERLNQDVGSDELAVIDYPKLNNWEARGNRPYQFRRALRGRAMGVQANATAGGVDRSFSALSAPPPPAPMMMLAKPTPRVMKKDAEMRPGGNADSVSGGKSAPTPALSLIPTRTDFRETAFWQPALRTDKNGDVVLEFQMPEAVTRWQLLALAHDRQLHSGQLARQLVTQKQVQLTPNAPRFLRPGDAFTFPAKFSNLTDYATSGTAQLFLLDAATGQDITSQLLKGPAQQPVQAAAHQSQAVGWQLALPPDFAPVAVTYRVVAQTQSGQSAVSNQQLSGKKSKRKAAKNQAPETSTQAPITYSDGEENTLPVIPNKILITESLPLPLAGPGTRAFELKKLTSTTSPTRQNYALTLEMTANPAWYAVQSLPYLLEYPYECAEQTFSRLYANLLAAQILKANPRFKTVLAEWSRQAQSGTAAQREQLASKLAQNQELKNILLQETPWVRDAQGETERLARLSTLFDEARLKTETAAALAKLKQMQLADGAFPWFEKMPADRYITQLLVAGFGKLKVLGAFDASQDDAARELLQNALRYLDATTAQDYADLRRQKNVRLADDHLGDLQIQALYARSFWPLPVVAASARPALAYYRGQAARYWPGRTRYLQAQLALSLFREDAKAPAAQAIMRALAENALHSPDLGMYWKDVRAGYYWREAPTETQATLIEAFDEIKHDQKSVDELKLWLLTQKQTHNWESTRATADACYALLLRGTDWLAPTPSLQVSVGDQAIRPEATQAGTGYYKETWSAAEIKPAQGRVRVTKTGPGPAWGALYWQYFEDLDKVTPAATPLSLERQLYRETRTAAGPQLEKISPATPLRVGDALVVRLVLRTDRALEYVHLKDQRAAGLEPINQLSGYQYQNGLGYYESPRDAATNFFLSEVPRGTHVFEYRLRASQAGNFSGGLSQVQCLYAPEFGATSAGVRLVIEQ; via the coding sequence ATGCGTTATCTCTTGCTAACCTGCTGCTTATTGCTCACTGCCCTGCTCGCCGACTCGGCCGCGCCCGGCCCACCTACCCCCTTCGCCGCGCAGTGGAAACGGGTGGATGCGCTGCTGGCCAAGGAGCAAACCGCCACCGCCGCGCCGCTGGTGGAGAAAATCTATCAGCAAGCCAAACGGGAAAACAACGTCCCGAACTACGTGCGGGCGCTGCTTTATAAAATCCGGCTGCTAAATAACAAGGAGAACGATGCTGACGAAAAAGGCATTGCCTTGCTGGAAAAAGACCTGAAGTCGGCGCAGTTTCCGGTGCCCCCCATCCTGCACTCGCTGCTGGCCGGCCTGTACGCCGATTATTACAACCAGCACCGCTACGAGCTGTACGAGCGCACCAACGGGGCCGCGCCCACCACTGGCCCTACCCCCTCGGCTGGGGCCGATGGTGGCACCGGCCTCGCCACCTGGGATGCTGGCCGGCTGGGCGCAGCCATCGTGCGGCACTACCAGCAATCAGTAGAAGATATGCCGCAGCGGCAGCTGCAAACCACTTTGGCCCAACTCGGCGAGCTGGCCACCGGCGGTGATGCCGAGGGCCGCGCTCTGCGGCCGACCCTCTACGACCTGCTAGCGCAGCGCGCCGTCGCGGGGCTGCAAAACCAGGAGCTATACATTACCAAACCCGAGCAGCAGTGGCAGCCTACGGAGCCACAGCTATTCGGCAGCGCCCAGGAGTTTGCCGCGCTGAAGCTGACCGCGCCGGCCGACGACTCGCTCAACGGCCAGTTGCTGGCGCTACAAGTATTGCAGCGTCTCACGGCCGCCCGCTTGGCCGCCAACGACCCCGCTGCCCTCGCCGACGTGGATTTACAGCGCCTCGGCTACCTGCGCGGCCTCACCCAAAATACCGACTTGGCCGCGCAGTATGAGCCGGCCCTGGCCCGAATGGCCGAGGCTTATCAAGCCCTATCCCTTAGCACCGAATTCATCGCTGACCAGGCCCGCGCCCGGCGCGAAGCCGGCGACAACGTGGCCGCCGTGGCCCTGACGCGGGCCGCCGAAGTCCGGTTTCCGAAGTCGCGCGGTGCGGCAATGGCCCGGCAGCTGCGGGCCGAAATCGAGCAGCCCGAGCTGGCTTTTACGGCGGCCGATGTGGTAATGCCGGGCCAGCCCTGGCGGCTCGACCTGACTGCCCGCAACGTGACCAAGTTGCACGCCTGGGCCTACCGCATCACGCTGGCGCAGTGGCAGAAGTATCAGCAGTATAATGAGCAGCCCTTTGCCAAGCGCTATGCCCGCACCCTGAAAGCCGCCCCGGCCGCAAGTTGGGCCGTGCCAGTGCCGGGGCACCCCATCGACTACCGGGAGCAGAAGCTGGCGGCGGCCGGAGCAGCGCTGCCGGCCGGCTACTACCTGGTCGTTATCAGTAACACAGCCAGCAACCCGGCCCAGCAGCAGGCCGGTGCCGTGACGGCCTACGCCGTGGTGGGGGCCAGCGCGCTGAGCGCCCTTACCCGCGCCGACCCCGCCACGGGGGCGCTGCGGCTGCTGGTGCTGCACCGGCAAAGCGGCGCGCCGCTGGCCGGGGTGCCGGTGCAGGCCACCTACACCTCGTACCGCAACCGGGAGGCGGGCGAGGTGGTGAAAATGCCCGTAGTGCGCACCGACGCCACCGGGCAGGCTCCCCCGCTGCTGCCCGCCAGCGCCCGCCCGGCCGGGCACGCGCTGGTGGGGTCCGAAACCATCCGCGCCGTGCGCCTGTGGCGCGGGGCCGATACGCTGCTGCTGCCGGGCAGCGAGCGCTACCTCTATAGCAACGTGCCCGAAGCCCCCGACTCTAGCCAGACCCGCTGCTTTCTCTTCACCGACCGCGCCATTTACCGGCCGGGGCAAACGGTCTATTTCAAAGGAATTTTAACCCAAAAGCGGGGCGAAAGGGCTAGCCTGCTGACTGGTAAGCCGGTGAGCGTGCGCCTGCTCGATGTGAACGGGCAGACCGTGCAGACACTGCCCTTCACTACTTCCGACTTCGGCTCGTTCCACGGCTCGCTGGTACTGCCCACCGGCCTGCTCAATGGCGAAATGACGCTGCAAACCGACGACGGCAGCCTCGCCTTCGCCGTGGAAGACTACAAGCGGCCGACCTTCCTGGTGACGCTCGACTCGGTGCCCGGCCGGCCGCAGCTGGGCCTGCCGCTCACGGTGGGGGGTAGGGCCCGCGCCTACGCCGGTCAGGCCACCGACGGGGCCACGGTGAAGTACCACATCACGCGCCGTGCGCTGTGGCCGCTGTATGGCTACGGCTTCGGTGGGCGCGGAAGCTTCCGGCCCGGCCCGCGCGGCAGCAGCCAGGAAATCGCCCACGGCACTACGACCACCGATGCTGAGGGGCGCTTTGCTATCACCTTCACGCCGCCGCTGGGGACGCTGCCGGCCGGTGGGCGGTGGGAGCCGGGCTACGTCTTTGAAATAACCGCCGACGTGACCGACGCGGCGGGCGAAACCCACACTGGTACCCGCGCTGTCACCATTGGGCGCAACCCGCTCAGCTTGCAACTCGCCGGCCCAGGGCTGGCCGATAAGCAGGCCCTACCCCCCTTCCGGCTGCTGAGCACCAATGCCACCGGCGAGCTGCTGCCCGCCACCGGCACCCTGCGCCTGCTGGCCCGCCGCTTCCGCCCCAACCCGCCCGGCGTGCCCGGCCCTACCCCCCCAACTGAGGCCAACGAGGCCGCGCCGGAGCTGGTCAAAACCCTGGCTTTTGACACTAAAAACAGCCCCGACCTGGACCTGCGCGCTGCGCTGGCCGCCCTGCCTACCGGCCGCTACCGCCTCGAAGCCGAAGCCGAAGCCGCCGGGACCGACTCGGCGCGGGCGCGGCTTGATTTCGTGCTCTATGATTCCAAGGCCGCGACCGTGCCCTACGCCACGCCCGACTGGTTCGTGACCCTGGCCGACACGGTGGCCCCCGGCCAGCGGACGGAGGTGCTGCTCGGCAGCAGCGAGCCCGATACCCGCGTCCTGCTCGAAGTGGAGCGCGGCGGCAAGCTGCTACGCCACGAATGGTTGACGCTGCGCGCCGGCGAGCAGCGCCGACTGGCCATCGAAAGCGGGCCGCGCACGGCCGCGGGGCCGCTGTACATCCACACCACACAGGTGCGCGACAATCATTTCTATAAAAATGTGGAGACGGTGGAGGTGGCCGAAAAGCCGCAGCCGCTGCGCATTTCCCTCGCCACCTTCCGCGATAAGCTGCTGCCCGGCCAGCGCGAAACCTGGCGCATGACCATTCGCCAGGCCAACGGCCAGCCTGCCGATGCCGAGCTGCTGGCCACGCTGTATGACCAAAGCCTGGACGTGTTCCGGCCGCACAGCTTCCAGGCGTTGGAGTTTGATGAGGAGGATTATGAGTCGAAGTTTGAGTGGGAGGGGGATTTTGGGCAGTTAAATTCTGAGAGGCTTAATCAAGATGTCGGTTCGGATGAATTAGCGGTAATTGATTACCCGAAGCTAAATAACTGGGAAGCAAGAGGAAACAGGCCTTATCAATTTAGGCGAGCGCTACGAGGTAGGGCTATGGGAGTACAGGCCAATGCTACTGCCGGGGGGGTAGACAGGAGCTTTTCAGCATTGTCAGCCCCGCCCCCACCAGCACCCATGATGATGTTAGCGAAACCCACGCCTAGGGTGATGAAGAAAGATGCGGAGATGCGGCCCGGCGGCAACGCCGATTCAGTCAGTGGTGGGAAGTCCGCGCCTACCCCCGCTCTCAGCCTCATCCCTACCCGCACCGATTTCCGCGAAACGGCCTTCTGGCAGCCGGCTTTGCGCACGGATAAGAACGGCGACGTGGTGCTCGAATTTCAGATGCCGGAGGCCGTGACGCGCTGGCAGCTGCTGGCCCTGGCCCACGACCGCCAGCTGCACAGTGGCCAGCTGGCCCGCCAGCTCGTGACCCAAAAGCAGGTGCAACTCACGCCCAACGCCCCGCGCTTCCTGCGGCCCGGCGACGCGTTCACCTTCCCCGCCAAGTTCTCCAACCTCACCGACTACGCCACCAGCGGCACGGCGCAGCTGTTTTTGCTCGACGCGGCCACCGGCCAGGATATTACCAGCCAGCTCCTGAAAGGCCCGGCGCAGCAACCCGTGCAGGCCGCCGCCCACCAGAGCCAAGCCGTGGGCTGGCAGCTGGCCCTACCCCCCGACTTCGCCCCGGTGGCCGTGACCTACCGCGTGGTGGCGCAGACTCAATCGGGTCAGTCAGCAGTTAGCAATCAGCAGTTATCAGGCAAGAAAAGTAAGCGGAAGGCGGCCAAGAACCAGGCTCCCGAAACTAGTACCCAAGCCCCCATAACCTACTCCGATGGGGAGGAAAATACGCTGCCCGTCATCCCCAATAAGATTCTTATTACCGAGAGCCTGCCCCTACCCCTGGCCGGGCCGGGCACCCGCGCGTTTGAGCTGAAAAAGCTGACGAGTACCACCTCGCCCACCCGGCAGAACTACGCCCTGACGCTGGAAATGACCGCCAATCCCGCCTGGTACGCCGTGCAAAGCCTGCCTTACCTGCTGGAATACCCCTACGAGTGCGCCGAGCAAACCTTCAGCCGGCTCTACGCCAACCTGCTGGCGGCGCAGATTTTAAAGGCCAACCCGCGCTTCAAAACCGTGCTGGCCGAGTGGTCGCGCCAGGCCCAGAGCGGCACTGCCGCCCAGCGCGAGCAGCTCGCCAGCAAGCTGGCCCAGAACCAGGAGTTGAAGAATATTCTGCTGCAAGAAACGCCGTGGGTGCGCGACGCGCAGGGCGAAACCGAGCGCCTGGCCCGCCTCAGCACGTTGTTTGACGAGGCGCGGCTGAAGACCGAAACGGCCGCCGCGCTGGCTAAGTTGAAGCAGATGCAGCTAGCTGACGGGGCCTTCCCGTGGTTTGAGAAAATGCCCGCCGACCGCTACATCACCCAGCTCCTCGTGGCCGGCTTTGGCAAGCTGAAGGTGCTCGGGGCCTTCGATGCCAGCCAGGACGACGCGGCCCGCGAGCTGCTGCAAAACGCCCTGCGCTACCTCGATGCTACCACCGCGCAAGACTACGCCGACCTGCGCCGCCAGAAAAACGTGCGGCTGGCCGACGACCACCTCGGCGACCTGCAAATTCAGGCGCTGTACGCCCGCAGCTTCTGGCCGCTACCGGTGGTGGCGGCCAGCGCTCGGCCGGCGCTGGCTTACTACCGCGGGCAAGCCGCCCGCTACTGGCCCGGCCGCACGCGCTATTTGCAGGCCCAGCTTGCGCTCAGCTTATTCAGGGAAGACGCGAAAGCGCCCGCCGCCCAGGCCATCATGCGGGCGCTGGCCGAAAACGCCCTGCACTCGCCCGACCTCGGCATGTACTGGAAAGACGTGCGCGCCGGCTACTACTGGCGCGAGGCCCCCACCGAAACCCAGGCCACACTTATCGAGGCGTTTGACGAAATCAAGCACGACCAAAAATCGGTGGATGAGCTGAAGCTTTGGCTGCTGACTCAGAAGCAGACCCATAACTGGGAAAGTACCCGCGCCACCGCCGATGCCTGCTACGCCCTGCTACTGCGTGGCACCGATTGGCTGGCCCCTACCCCCTCCCTGCAAGTGAGTGTGGGCGACCAGGCCATTCGGCCCGAAGCCACGCAGGCCGGCACCGGCTACTATAAGGAAACCTGGTCCGCCGCCGAAATTAAGCCCGCCCAAGGCCGCGTGCGCGTTACCAAAACCGGCCCCGGCCCGGCCTGGGGCGCGCTCTACTGGCAGTATTTTGAGGACCTGGACAAGGTGACGCCCGCCGCCACGCCCCTCAGCCTGGAGCGCCAGCTGTACCGCGAAACCCGCACCGCCGCCGGCCCGCAGCTCGAAAAAATCAGCCCCGCTACCCCCCTGCGCGTGGGCGATGCCCTGGTAGTGCGCCTGGTGCTGCGCACCGACCGCGCCCTCGAATACGTGCACCTCAAGGACCAGCGCGCCGCCGGCCTGGAGCCGATTAATCAGCTCAGCGGCTACCAGTACCAGAACGGGCTGGGCTACTACGAAAGCCCCCGCGACGCGGCCACCAACTTCTTCCTGAGCGAAGTGCCCCGCGGCACCCACGTCTTCGAGTACCGGCTGCGGGCCAGCCAGGCGGGCAACTTTTCGGGCGGCCTCAGCCAGGTGCAGTGTCTGTATGCGCCGGAGTTTGGGGCCACTTCGGCGGGCGTTAGGCTGGTTATTGAGCAGTAG
- a CDS encoding malectin domain-containing carbohydrate-binding protein, which produces MLIFWLFGFFTTRVAQAQNTIKFTLDKPYTTSAGVYQPDGTLVRTLWNRTPYSAGPHSASWDGKDDNGAALPTGQYQIKLLYHNVQYVWEGATGNTSQLQSGPHVYSGYLPIRDMAATDTSMFMAAGYNEGQSNLRWFTFNNSRYPSNAGRVDAYTAFSLLDTDGANVYMANNDASVNLGNHTSFVYAVKVRDNSEVLFAAGQKVQLNGNNPSQTYASVIDLDQQSPTPPGMSLRRLANGASGLAVQKAGNILAVAHQSQNIIRLLDKLSGRLLRTIAAASPGSLSMAPSGDLWAVVGSNVVRYTNLANNPSVATTITGLTNPLAIATDPTNDDLVLVADGGSSQQVKAYNRAGNSQWTYGQQGGYPINGNEVRQDKFWFDQSDLGATTFITIAPDHSFWVGDIGNNRCLHFSASRGYIEQLMFQPHTYAASVDANNPNRVFSEFLEFQVDYSRPVGESWTLVRNWRAGLDDKYLGFFQGLRQVTTLSNGRTYAFVKIPALPYIDLVELTGSRLRPTGLTWGASGLDKDAATLLPDGSLSLVPYHLLANSTVAWRKQALTGFDGVGNPQWAAPAALASAPTGGGDPYPRPGGFGEVKTPLTSSGLVVSFDYSKNDNYHLGAVKAGGTNWLWRAAPTGPLDGKGTYDIGNGVEYAGNIVMTAGRHIVFGYHGEFWSGRQASQWMHFYDNGLVVGQFGEATVGHMSSEGVLAGYAGNGVSPSLVVQNGETYMWVNDESGHGPMRWHLTGLDGVREATGTGSLNSTITLNNPVAIAPSQVVATPSNAQLQLSWSVVAGAASYAVKYARTPGGPYTVAASGLTANSYTLAGLLNDTNYYVVVDAQPATGPKASSDEVVATPYDPAVAVHLVGSVASNYTELAVNSAAPAAGKAALHVTQPLHYSVDKLLVDTVGTKGFVIYNWGGAGADKVVVRAPFAVTKGGGWRNDNYVKVIFNVDNVAGSDYSLYSNPAGSISITVNDTNWHYLTAVCPVRFADARANKVTLTPQGQTAPAATYYINENPGQNHIIQFRFKGNVTLTVDNQQGVGGTLQAIFLDDVVSMAPIPSNAPALAGQLTAFTLVNADNNQDIKVLAAGETLNLATLPSRNLNIRATTAPATVGSVAFSLSGPQTNTATYNAAPYSLFGYKNGQYTPWVPAVGTYTLLGMPFSASNGGGTAGTPLTTTFTVADQPASPALYRVNAGGSALTTSLGAFQADAYYQPAPGDIATTATPVRNTPDSPLYQTARVAASQVFNYYLPVPNGRYSVVLHFAETKWMAVGQRVFDVMFEGKKVLDNYDIYKKVGANAATTETISIFVNDGVLSINFSALASDGGVDQPLLSALEVLNGSSTVIISKSQSATAAPLTPVPALELAVYPNPTDDGQLTVTLPLPMGGPLFYTLVSTLGSTLATGSVLLPAASNAANFDLGAAMRVPGVYYLRLQNGAWQSTVKVMRSGK; this is translated from the coding sequence GTGCTGATTTTCTGGCTTTTTGGCTTCTTTACTACCCGAGTTGCTCAGGCTCAGAATACCATTAAATTTACCTTAGATAAGCCCTACACAACCAGTGCCGGCGTGTACCAGCCCGATGGCACGCTGGTGCGCACGCTCTGGAACCGGACCCCTTATTCGGCGGGCCCGCACTCGGCGAGCTGGGATGGTAAGGATGACAACGGGGCAGCCCTACCGACGGGCCAATACCAGATAAAATTGCTGTATCACAACGTGCAGTATGTGTGGGAAGGGGCCACTGGCAATACGTCGCAGTTGCAGTCGGGGCCGCACGTATACAGCGGCTACCTGCCCATCCGCGACATGGCCGCCACAGATACATCTATGTTTATGGCAGCGGGCTATAATGAGGGGCAGAGTAACCTGCGTTGGTTCACATTTAATAATTCGCGCTACCCCAGCAATGCGGGTCGGGTTGATGCCTATACGGCCTTCAGCCTGCTCGATACAGACGGTGCCAATGTGTACATGGCCAATAATGATGCGAGCGTGAATTTAGGTAATCATACGTCGTTCGTGTACGCCGTGAAAGTGCGTGATAATTCCGAGGTGCTATTCGCAGCGGGCCAGAAGGTGCAACTTAACGGCAACAATCCGAGCCAGACATACGCCAGCGTTATTGACCTGGACCAGCAGAGCCCTACCCCTCCCGGAATGAGCCTGAGGCGGCTGGCCAATGGCGCTTCGGGCTTGGCAGTGCAAAAAGCCGGCAATATCTTAGCCGTGGCCCACCAGAGTCAAAATATTATCCGACTGCTTGATAAGCTAAGTGGGCGCTTGCTGCGAACCATCGCAGCTGCCAGCCCCGGCTCACTGAGCATGGCCCCGAGCGGCGACCTGTGGGCTGTGGTGGGCAGCAACGTGGTGCGCTATACCAACCTAGCCAATAATCCTAGTGTGGCTACTACCATTACGGGCCTGACTAACCCGCTGGCCATAGCCACCGACCCCACCAACGACGACTTAGTGCTGGTGGCCGATGGTGGCAGCAGCCAGCAGGTGAAGGCCTATAACCGCGCCGGCAACAGCCAGTGGACCTATGGCCAGCAGGGCGGCTACCCCATCAATGGCAACGAAGTACGTCAGGACAAATTCTGGTTTGACCAGTCGGATTTGGGTGCCACCACATTTATCACCATTGCCCCCGACCATTCCTTCTGGGTGGGCGATATTGGTAATAATCGTTGCCTACACTTCTCGGCTAGCCGCGGGTATATCGAGCAGTTGATGTTTCAGCCGCATACTTATGCCGCATCGGTTGATGCCAATAATCCCAACCGGGTATTCAGTGAGTTTCTGGAATTTCAGGTGGATTACAGCCGACCGGTGGGCGAGTCGTGGACGCTGGTGCGCAACTGGCGTGCGGGCCTGGACGACAAATATCTCGGCTTTTTCCAGGGTCTGCGGCAGGTAACTACTCTTAGTAATGGCCGCACGTATGCTTTCGTGAAGATTCCAGCCCTCCCATACATAGATTTAGTGGAACTAACTGGCAGCCGCTTGCGGCCTACCGGCCTTACCTGGGGGGCATCAGGGCTGGATAAAGATGCGGCTACGCTGCTGCCCGATGGCTCGCTCAGTCTGGTACCCTACCACTTGCTGGCCAACAGCACGGTTGCCTGGCGTAAGCAGGCCCTGACGGGGTTTGACGGAGTAGGGAATCCGCAATGGGCCGCGCCGGCCGCACTGGCAAGCGCGCCCACGGGCGGCGGCGACCCCTACCCCCGCCCAGGCGGCTTTGGCGAGGTAAAAACGCCGCTGACCTCTTCGGGCCTGGTCGTTTCCTTCGACTATTCTAAAAACGATAACTACCACCTGGGGGCGGTAAAAGCGGGCGGGACCAACTGGCTCTGGCGGGCTGCCCCTACCGGCCCCCTGGATGGCAAAGGCACTTACGATATTGGCAACGGCGTGGAATACGCGGGTAACATAGTCATGACGGCGGGCCGCCACATCGTATTCGGCTACCACGGCGAGTTCTGGAGCGGGCGTCAGGCCAGCCAGTGGATGCACTTCTACGACAACGGCTTGGTAGTGGGGCAGTTCGGCGAAGCAACCGTGGGCCACATGTCCAGCGAGGGCGTACTGGCCGGCTATGCCGGCAATGGCGTTTCGCCCAGCCTGGTGGTGCAGAATGGCGAAACCTACATGTGGGTGAACGACGAGAGCGGCCACGGCCCTATGCGCTGGCACCTTACTGGCCTAGACGGCGTGCGCGAAGCTACCGGCACGGGTTCTCTTAACAGCACCATCACCCTCAACAACCCGGTGGCTATTGCTCCCTCGCAGGTAGTGGCTACCCCTAGCAACGCGCAGCTTCAGCTTAGCTGGTCGGTGGTGGCGGGCGCGGCCAGCTACGCCGTGAAGTACGCCCGTACCCCTGGCGGGCCCTACACCGTGGCGGCCAGCGGCCTCACAGCCAACAGCTACACGCTGGCCGGCCTGCTCAACGATACCAATTACTACGTGGTAGTGGATGCTCAGCCAGCTACCGGCCCCAAAGCCAGCTCCGACGAGGTAGTGGCTACACCCTACGACCCGGCCGTGGCCGTGCACCTGGTGGGCAGCGTGGCCAGCAACTATACCGAGCTGGCCGTGAACTCGGCGGCCCCGGCGGCGGGCAAGGCGGCACTACACGTGACGCAGCCCCTGCACTACAGCGTGGATAAGCTGCTGGTAGACACCGTGGGTACCAAGGGTTTCGTTATCTATAACTGGGGCGGGGCCGGGGCTGATAAGGTGGTGGTGCGGGCTCCCTTTGCGGTAACGAAGGGTGGCGGCTGGCGCAACGATAATTACGTGAAAGTGATATTTAACGTGGACAACGTGGCCGGCTCCGATTACAGCCTTTACAGCAACCCGGCGGGCAGCATCTCCATTACGGTGAATGATACAAACTGGCACTACCTCACGGCCGTGTGCCCGGTGCGCTTCGCTGATGCCCGCGCCAACAAAGTGACCCTGACACCGCAGGGCCAGACCGCCCCCGCGGCTACGTACTACATCAACGAGAATCCGGGCCAAAACCACATCATCCAGTTCCGCTTCAAGGGCAATGTGACCCTGACGGTGGACAACCAGCAGGGGGTAGGTGGCACGCTCCAGGCGATTTTCCTGGATGATGTGGTGAGTATGGCCCCGATACCATCCAATGCCCCCGCGTTGGCGGGCCAGCTCACTGCCTTCACCCTCGTGAATGCCGATAATAACCAAGATATTAAGGTACTGGCAGCGGGCGAAACCCTCAACCTGGCCACCCTACCCTCCCGCAACCTGAACATTCGGGCTACCACCGCGCCGGCCACGGTGGGTAGCGTTGCGTTCAGCCTGAGCGGCCCACAAACCAATACGGCGACCTATAATGCGGCTCCTTACTCGCTGTTTGGCTATAAGAATGGGCAGTATACGCCCTGGGTGCCCGCCGTGGGCACGTATACCTTGCTGGGCATGCCTTTTAGTGCCAGCAATGGCGGCGGCACGGCCGGCACGCCCCTCACTACCACGTTTACCGTGGCCGACCAGCCCGCCAGCCCGGCGCTCTACCGCGTCAATGCCGGGGGTAGTGCACTCACAACCAGCCTGGGCGCTTTTCAGGCCGATGCCTACTACCAGCCCGCGCCGGGCGACATAGCTACTACGGCTACTCCAGTGCGCAACACGCCCGATAGCCCGCTTTACCAAACGGCCCGCGTCGCTGCCAGCCAGGTTTTTAATTACTACCTGCCCGTGCCCAACGGCCGGTACTCCGTGGTGCTGCATTTTGCCGAAACTAAGTGGATGGCGGTGGGCCAGCGTGTATTCGACGTGATGTTTGAAGGCAAAAAAGTGCTCGATAACTACGACATCTACAAAAAAGTAGGAGCCAATGCGGCTACGACCGAAACCATTTCCATCTTCGTGAATGATGGCGTGCTGTCTATCAACTTCAGCGCGCTGGCCAGCGATGGTGGCGTGGACCAGCCCCTACTGTCGGCGCTGGAAGTGCTGAATGGCAGCTCGACGGTTATCATCAGCAAGAGTCAGTCGGCCACGGCGGCCCCGCTTACCCCCGTGCCCGCCCTAGAGCTGGCCGTATACCCCAATCCCACCGACGATGGGCAGCTGACCGTGACGCTACCCCTGCCGATGGGCGGACCGCTGTTCTATACGCTGGTATCTACGCTGGGCAGCACCCTAGCCACGGGTAGCGTGCTGCTGCCTGCTGCCTCTAACGCCGCAAACTTCGACCTGGGTGCGGCCATGCGCGTGCCCGGCGTGTACTACCTACGCCTGCAAAATGGGGCGTGGCAGTCCACTGTGAAGGTGATGCGGAGCGGTAAGTAA